In Archaeoglobus profundus DSM 5631, the sequence TGCTGAACATCTGTTATTGAGTCCATTAAATATTCATCTAAATATTTTATGTAGAATCTGGCAGTGTCTGGTTCTACCTTTCTTTCTAACCATTTCATGAACTCATATCTGACGGATCGATAATCTATAGTTCTCATTCCCGCTATATCGTTGGCTTGAGGGGCCGGTCCCGTAGGGGTTCGAGGGTTCAAATCCCTCCCCCCGCATTCCAAAAATCTAAATCTCTTCTTGCACAAGAATCCTTATGCCAAAACTTCAGGTTGCTCTTGACTTGGTCGAACTTAAAAGGGCAGTTGAAATTGCTAAAGAAGTTGCAGAATATGTCGATTTGATTGAGGTGGGAACGCCGTTGATTAAAAGCGAGGGGATGAATGCTGTTAGAGTTATGAAAAAAACATTCAGAAATCATGAGATTGTTGCTGATATGAAAACGATTGATACAGGAGCTTTGGAGGTTGAGATGTGTGCCAAGAGCGGTGCCGATATTGTAATAATTTTGGCGTTAAGCAACGACTCTACAATTGAAGAGGCTATTAGATCGGCAAGAAAGTACGGCTGTAAGATTATGGCAGATCTGATAAACCATCCAAATCCAGTTGAAAGGGCTAAAGAGCTTGAGGAGTTGGGTGTTGATTACATAAACGTTCACGTAGGCATCGATGTTCAGATGTTAGGTTACGATCCGATAGAAATTCTAAAAAAAGTCGTTAAGGAAGTAAGTGTCCCGGTGGCTGTTGCTGGAGGTTTGGATGTGGATAGAGCTAGTCTTTGTGTCTCTTTAGGTGCGGAGATAGTTATCGTGGGTAGCAATATCGTTAAGACAAAGAATCCTAAGGAATCGGCAATAAAGTTCAGAAAAGCTATAGACTCTGCAAAACCTGTTGAAATCGTCAGAAAATCGCTCGATGAAGAAATTAGGGAAATTCTAATGCAGGTAACGACTCCAAACGTGAGTGATGCTATGCATCGTGCTAAAGCTATAGAAGGCATTTATCCGATTATAAAGGGAAAGAAAGTTGTCGGCAAAGCGGTTACAGTTTATACGATGGATGGTGACTGGGCAAAGCCTGTTGAAGCGATTGATGTTGCTAAGGCTGGGGAAGTCATAGTGATAAAGTGTTCGGGTGATAGCAGTGCTGTTTGGGGAGAGCTAGCAACGAGAAGTTGCATGAACAAGGGGATAGCTGGTGTGATAATAGATGGTGCTGTCAGGGATGTAGATGAAATAGTTAAGCTCGACTTTCCAGTATTTGCAAGGAAAGTAGTCCCAAATGCAGGTGAGCCAAAAGGTTTTGGTGAGATAAACGTTAAGATTGTTTGTGGTGGAGTTGAGGTGAATCCTGGAGATTGGATAATTGCGGATGACAACGGCGTAATGGTCATACCGCAAAAGAGGGCCTACGAAATAGCCAGAAGGGCTTTGGAAGTTAAGAAGCATGAAGATAGAATTAGGGCCGAGATAGAGGGCGGTAAAACATTGGCTGAGATAATCGAGCTTTACAAATGGGAAAAATTGAAGTAAGATTATTTCTTACTCAAAAATTCCGAAACATGCTCGGCTTGGCTTTTTTCCCTTGCAACCTTTATGAAGAGTTTTTCATGCAGTTCGACGATGTCGCTTGGAGGCTTCGTTACCAAGCTTACTAGAACTATGACTACCATAGTTACAAAGAAGTTCACGAAGAACACTGGAACACCATTTAAAATCGCACCTATCGATCCGAATATTCCCGGTGCATTGGGGTTAAATTCCCAACCGTATATAACAGCTTCGAGTATGACCTCTGAAATCAATCCGTATGCCATTCCGATTATTCCACCCCACTTTGTAACCCTCTTCCACCAGAGGCTTAGTGTGACTATAGGCCCAAATCCTACAGCCAATCCGCCCCATGCGGTAACGACCATGGCATAAACGAGCTTACTGCTGTTTAAGGCGTAGTAACATGCTATCAGTGAAAGTATAAGAACGAAAACTCTACCTATATTTACCATCCACCTCTGACTCAACTCAATTCCAATGATCTTGTGTATTAAGTCCCTCGATATTGCCGATGAAGCTACTAGAAGTTGGGAGTCTGCTGTAGACATTATAGCTGCCAATATTCCAGCTGTTATAAATCCAGCGAGCCAAGAAGGCATGAAAGCAACTGCTATAGCGGGAATAACCTTTTCTGGATCATCTACACTTATCAAACCTTTCTGAGCGAGCGCAAATCCGACAAATCCAGCTAGGAATGCACAGATCAATACAACGGCCGTCCAGATTCCGCTTATGAATATACCCGGTCTCCTGAGCTTTCTCGGGTCTTCGACACTCATGTATCTTGTTATTATGTGCGGTTGTCCGAGATAGCCAACTATCCAAGATGCGTATCCTATGGCGAAGATTACAGCCGATAAGCCTATAGCTCCTCCAAAAGGATGAACTTTGCTCGGATCGATGCTCTCAATCACGTTAACAGCGTTTTCAAGATTTCCTAAGGCCAAGATTGCTACAACCGCTAGGAGTACCAATGATGAAATCATGAAGAGAGCTTGAATAACATCCGTCCAAACGACAGCAAAGAATCCACCTATTAAAACGTAGGTTAGAACAATGAGCGTAGTTATGATTATACCCGTCGGTACATCTATACCGAATATCTCCGAAAGAGCTTTACCCCCTGCTGTGAACTGGGCTGATACGTAAGCGGTCATGAAGATCAAGATTATTATAGCTCCGATTAGTCTTATCAGCTTGGTGTTGTCTCTCAACCTTGCTTCCAAGAAGTCTGGTACAGTTATAGCTCTGAACTTACCGGCGTATATTCTCAATCTCGGCCCGATGAGTATGTAATCCGCCAAAGTTCCGAAGAAGCAACCGATTCCAGCCCAAAAGGCTCCAAGTCCTGCTTTAAAAGCCTGTCCTGGATAACCCAACATCAGCCAACCGCTAAAATCACTTGCTTTATCACTCAAAGTAGCTGCCAGCACGTGAACCTTCCTACCACCTATAAAGTACTCGGCTTCTGTTCTCGTATATTTCTTGGCCCAAGCTCCTATGGATATAAGTATCAGCAGATAAATGATCATGCCAGCTAGAACGCCGTTCATTCTTCGACCACCTCGTGTCCGAGTATCTCCTCATCTACGTAGTATTCCTTTCCAGTTATGACGTCCCAGAAGCCGTAGATGGCCATTACTACTAGACCTATCATTGTAGGTACGGTAAGCAACAAGACTACGTCACTATATGACATACTGCTTAGGGGGAACGAATTTAATTATAAATTTTTACATTTTCGATAATGAAAGTGAATGTGATTGCCCCAAACTTGACCATAAAAGCTGATTACGTTCTTTACCCTTACCGCGTATATCACATTAGATTGAGGTATAGAAGGTTATTTGGGGACGATAGAGTTTTAGAATACTTCGCTTACGTTGATTGCATAAGGTTGGGAGTTGAGAGAGGAGACGGAATATTTGTTGAAGAGTGGGATGTTGATGAAAGCAAGATCATGAAAGAGTTGATTGGGGAAGATGTTGCGAGGACAGAAGCTGTGAAATCCGCTGTGATGTGGGGTAACGCTAGGGTTCTGTCCTGGTGGTACCCGAAGGTAGAGATTTTAAGAAGTTTAAGGGCTTACAAGGTTTTCTGGGTGAAAGACGGTTACATATTTGACAGTTTGAGTGGCGAGAAATTTAAGTTAAAGTCTTAAAGCTGTGTGCGAATGTAGTATGTGGAACTTACAAAGCTATATCTTATGAAGAAATTTGAAGAGTATTATTCGAAGATGAAGTTGTATATACCCAAGAATTTTGATATGAGGGAGTGGGCTTTCGTTCCCCTAAAAAATTTTCCAGACTTCATAATGGTCAGACACATATCTTTTTCAAATCCCGAAGAGCTGAGAGATTTCATTCTCTCAAATATTCCCGCTCACGCCTACTTCTCTTCAGCATACTATCTCAAACCTTCAGCCGATATGGATGAAAAAGAGTGGAGAGGAGCGGATCTTATTTTTGATATAGACTACGATCATCTACCAACGAAATCGCTGGATTCGGCAAAGAGGGAAGTCTTTAAACTCGTAAAGATTTTGGAAAACGACTTCGGCATTGATAGTAAGGATATAGAGATATGTTTTTCTGGAAATAGGGGTTATCACGTGCACGTTTACGATGAGAGGTTTAGAAATCTGGGAACAATGGAGAGGAGAGAGATTGTTGATTATCTCACTTTAAGGGGATTTAAGTTGAGGGGAACGCAGTTTGAAAGAGTCTGCAAATTGATTTATCGCTATCTTCTGAACGCCTTTAAGGATGGTAGGATAGAGAAGATGGTAGATGAGAAGGCTAGAGAGATTCTAAGGACAAATCTAAAGGAGATAAAGAATGGAAACTTGAATATCATACCTCAGCCCTTAAGGGATGAGCTGTTGGATAAATGTCTCAGACGTTTAGCAGTTTACGTGGATCCCCCAGTTACGGCCGATGTGAAAAGATTGATGAGACTACCAAATTCTATTCACGGAAAAACCGGATTGAAGGTTGTTCTGGTAGATTTGGACGAACTTGAGGGCTTTGATCCTAAAGTAGATGCGTTAGCTTTTGGAGATGACGCTGTAAAGGTGAGAATTTTGAAGAGAGTGAGGGTTGAGTTGGGGGGTGAAAGGTATATACTTGGTAAGGGTAAACATGTTTTGCCAGAATACGTCGCAATATTCCTCATGTGCAGAGGTGTGGCACTGTATGGACATTGACGAAATAATTGCTATCTGGGAAAGCTGTAGGAACGGGGAGTTTAAGAAGATTCCTGAAGACTTTTACGAGACAATTCAGGAGATGATAGAGGAAAGGGAAAGGATAAAATCTTCTGCGGATGAAGACGAGTATTATAGGCTTGAGGATGAAATAAGAACACTTAAAAGAATAAGAAAGGACGTTTTCGAAGCGAGAGTTAACAGGATATTGAGGATGGCTTGGATGAATATGTGTGGTTGTAGGGTGGATGAGGACAGTATGATAGAAGCTGAAAGAAATCTCTATAGGAAGATTGTTGAAATTCTGGAGAAGTTCA encodes:
- the hxlA gene encoding 3-hexulose-6-phosphate synthase; its protein translation is MPKLQVALDLVELKRAVEIAKEVAEYVDLIEVGTPLIKSEGMNAVRVMKKTFRNHEIVADMKTIDTGALEVEMCAKSGADIVIILALSNDSTIEEAIRSARKYGCKIMADLINHPNPVERAKELEELGVDYINVHVGIDVQMLGYDPIEILKKVVKEVSVPVAVAGGLDVDRASLCVSLGAEIVIVGSNIVKTKNPKESAIKFRKAIDSAKPVEIVRKSLDEEIREILMQVTTPNVSDAMHRAKAIEGIYPIIKGKKVVGKAVTVYTMDGDWAKPVEAIDVAKAGEVIVIKCSGDSSAVWGELATRSCMNKGIAGVIIDGAVRDVDEIVKLDFPVFARKVVPNAGEPKGFGEINVKIVCGGVEVNPGDWIIADDNGVMVIPQKRAYEIARRALEVKKHEDRIRAEIEGGKTLAEIIELYKWEKLK
- a CDS encoding sodium/proline symporter; the encoded protein is MNGVLAGMIIYLLILISIGAWAKKYTRTEAEYFIGGRKVHVLAATLSDKASDFSGWLMLGYPGQAFKAGLGAFWAGIGCFFGTLADYILIGPRLRIYAGKFRAITVPDFLEARLRDNTKLIRLIGAIIILIFMTAYVSAQFTAGGKALSEIFGIDVPTGIIITTLIVLTYVLIGGFFAVVWTDVIQALFMISSLVLLAVVAILALGNLENAVNVIESIDPSKVHPFGGAIGLSAVIFAIGYASWIVGYLGQPHIITRYMSVEDPRKLRRPGIFISGIWTAVVLICAFLAGFVGFALAQKGLISVDDPEKVIPAIAVAFMPSWLAGFITAGILAAIMSTADSQLLVASSAISRDLIHKIIGIELSQRWMVNIGRVFVLILSLIACYYALNSSKLVYAMVVTAWGGLAVGFGPIVTLSLWWKRVTKWGGIIGMAYGLISEVILEAVIYGWEFNPNAPGIFGSIGAILNGVPVFFVNFFVTMVVIVLVSLVTKPPSDIVELHEKLFIKVAREKSQAEHVSEFLSKK
- the priS gene encoding DNA primase catalytic subunit PriS; translation: MELTKLYLMKKFEEYYSKMKLYIPKNFDMREWAFVPLKNFPDFIMVRHISFSNPEELRDFILSNIPAHAYFSSAYYLKPSADMDEKEWRGADLIFDIDYDHLPTKSLDSAKREVFKLVKILENDFGIDSKDIEICFSGNRGYHVHVYDERFRNLGTMERREIVDYLTLRGFKLRGTQFERVCKLIYRYLLNAFKDGRIEKMVDEKAREILRTNLKEIKNGNLNIIPQPLRDELLDKCLRRLAVYVDPPVTADVKRLMRLPNSIHGKTGLKVVLVDLDELEGFDPKVDALAFGDDAVKVRILKRVRVELGGERYILGKGKHVLPEYVAIFLMCRGVALYGH
- a CDS encoding DNA replication complex subunit Gins51 is translated as MDIDEIIAIWESCRNGEFKKIPEDFYETIQEMIEERERIKSSADEDEYYRLEDEIRTLKRIRKDVFEARVNRILRMAWMNMCGCRVDEDSMIEAERNLYRKIVEILEKFKALIFGKKKEEKVLVKIKKDIPEFEGVDGRIYRLKREDVVLLPKLNAKALIEGGLAEEVEFRR